In the Flavobacterium pallidum genome, one interval contains:
- the purB gene encoding adenylosuccinate lyase, whose translation MQDLTALNAISPIDGRYRSKTISLSKYFSEEALIRYRVLVEIEYFIALCEIPLPQLSGIDQNLAEKLRLIYKDFSTADALWIKETEKTTNHDVKAVEYFIKEKFDGLGLAKYKEFIHFGLTSQDINNTAIPLSTKEAFQDVYLKLLIELINKLKELSIEWKDIAMLARTHGQPASPTRLGKEIGVFVERLEEQLRLLFNIPFAAKFGGATGNFNAHHVAYPEIDWKHFGNHFVEGALGLQHSFPTTQIEHYDHFAAFFDALKRINTILIDLDRDVWTYVSIDYFKQKIKAGEIGSSAMPHKVNPIDFENSEGNLGIANAIFEHLSAKLPISRLQRDLTDSTVLRNIGVPMGHTLIGFEATLKGLNKLLLNADKFAEDLEKNWAVVAEAIQTILRREGYPNPYEALKGLTRTNTTIDKKAIHDFIATLDVSDAIKQELLNISPSNYLGI comes from the coding sequence ATGCAAGACCTGACCGCGCTGAACGCCATTTCACCGATTGATGGAAGATACCGCAGCAAGACCATTTCACTGTCAAAATATTTCTCGGAAGAGGCTTTGATCCGTTACCGCGTATTGGTAGAAATCGAATATTTTATTGCCCTTTGCGAGATTCCGTTGCCGCAACTGAGCGGCATTGACCAGAACCTGGCTGAAAAACTCAGGCTTATTTACAAGGATTTTTCCACCGCAGATGCGCTTTGGATCAAGGAGACTGAAAAGACGACAAATCACGACGTGAAAGCCGTGGAATATTTCATCAAGGAAAAATTTGACGGATTGGGCCTGGCGAAATACAAGGAATTTATTCATTTCGGGCTGACATCGCAGGACATTAATAATACCGCAATTCCGCTTTCTACAAAAGAAGCTTTTCAGGATGTGTATTTAAAGCTGTTGATTGAACTCATCAATAAATTAAAGGAATTAAGCATTGAATGGAAAGACATTGCAATGCTGGCACGCACGCACGGGCAGCCGGCTTCCCCTACCCGACTCGGAAAGGAAATCGGGGTTTTTGTAGAAAGGCTTGAGGAGCAGTTGCGCTTGTTGTTCAATATTCCGTTTGCGGCGAAATTTGGCGGTGCAACAGGAAACTTCAACGCGCATCACGTGGCTTATCCGGAAATTGACTGGAAGCATTTCGGGAATCATTTTGTCGAAGGTGCGCTGGGTTTACAGCATTCGTTCCCGACGACGCAGATTGAGCATTACGATCATTTTGCCGCATTTTTTGATGCTTTGAAAAGGATCAATACGATTTTGATTGACCTGGACCGTGATGTATGGACCTATGTTTCAATAGATTATTTTAAGCAGAAAATCAAGGCCGGGGAAATCGGTTCGTCAGCGATGCCACATAAAGTGAACCCGATTGATTTTGAAAATTCAGAAGGGAATTTAGGCATTGCCAATGCTATTTTCGAGCATTTATCGGCGAAATTACCGATTTCAAGATTGCAGCGCGATTTGACCGACAGTACGGTGTTGCGAAACATAGGCGTACCGATGGGGCATACATTGATCGGATTTGAAGCGACGCTGAAAGGCCTGAATAAATTATTGCTGAATGCTGATAAATTCGCAGAAGACCTCGAAAAAAACTGGGCAGTCGTTGCTGAAGCGATCCAGACGATCTTACGTCGTGAAGGGTACCCGAATCCATATGAAGCCTTGAAAGGGCTAACACGCACCAATACTACCATCGATAAAAAAGCGATCCACGACTTTATCGCAACCCTGGATGTCAGTGATGCCATTAAGCAGGAATTGCTGAATATCAGTCCTTCAAACTACCTCGGCATCTGA
- a CDS encoding TrmH family RNA methyltransferase, translating into MADIDYLNYLEGFLTDNRKEKFLKVLANRTNHFTIAIEDVFQLHNTSAVMRSCEVFGIQNLHVIEERYGKQVDKQIAMGAQKWVDISRYESMSECIARIKSQGYKIIATTPHEEDCLMDDFDITPKSALFFGTEINGLSEEVLSQADGFLKIPMVGFTESLNISVSAAIIIQNITERLRKSDVNWQLSEEELLEKRIDWSRNSIKDIKRIEARYFEERFES; encoded by the coding sequence ATGGCCGACATCGATTACCTGAATTACCTCGAAGGTTTCCTGACCGACAACCGCAAGGAAAAATTCCTCAAAGTGCTGGCAAACCGTACCAATCATTTTACGATTGCCATTGAGGATGTTTTCCAGTTGCACAATACCAGCGCTGTCATGCGAAGCTGCGAAGTTTTCGGGATCCAGAATTTGCATGTGATCGAAGAACGATATGGCAAACAGGTTGACAAACAGATTGCGATGGGTGCTCAAAAGTGGGTTGATATCAGCCGTTATGAAAGTATGTCGGAATGTATTGCCAGGATAAAATCGCAGGGTTATAAAATCATTGCCACTACGCCGCATGAAGAGGATTGCCTGATGGATGATTTTGATATCACACCCAAAAGCGCGCTTTTTTTTGGTACGGAAATCAACGGTTTGTCTGAAGAAGTATTAAGCCAGGCAGACGGGTTCCTGAAAATCCCGATGGTAGGCTTTACGGAAAGCCTGAATATTTCTGTTTCGGCAGCAATTATCATTCAGAATATCACGGAAAGGCTCCGGAAATCGGATGTCAACTGGCAGCTTTCGGAAGAAGAATTATTGGAAAAAAGAATTGATTGGTCGCGGAATTCCATAAAGGACATTAAACGGATTGAAGCACGGTATTTTGAAGAGAGATTTGAGAGTTGA
- a CDS encoding SIR2 family NAD-dependent protein deacylase: MQKKKLVVLSGAGISAESGIKTFRDSNGLWEGHDVMEVATPEGFRNNPELVLDFYNQRRRQLHEVEPNNGHVILAELENHFDVHIITQNVDNLHERAGSSKILHLHGELFKVRSTRNQNHILHWEHDLVLGDLDGTGHQLRPHIVWFGEAVPALEEAAQIAMEADIFIVIGTSLQVYPAAGLIDFTQQHVPLYYIDPNPAHIPNLRNPLEIIALGGSEGMAVFKSKMIR, from the coding sequence ATGCAAAAGAAAAAACTTGTTGTACTGAGCGGTGCCGGAATCAGTGCCGAAAGCGGGATCAAAACATTCCGCGACAGCAATGGATTGTGGGAAGGCCATGATGTCATGGAAGTTGCCACGCCCGAAGGTTTCAGGAATAACCCGGAGCTGGTACTTGATTTTTACAACCAGCGCAGGCGGCAATTGCATGAAGTCGAACCCAATAACGGCCATGTCATTTTAGCGGAACTCGAAAATCATTTTGACGTACACATCATCACGCAAAATGTCGATAATTTGCATGAACGTGCCGGAAGTTCAAAGATATTGCATTTGCATGGCGAATTGTTTAAAGTGCGTAGTACCAGAAACCAAAATCATATTTTACACTGGGAACACGATTTGGTTTTAGGCGACCTGGATGGTACCGGACACCAGCTGCGCCCACATATCGTCTGGTTCGGCGAAGCAGTTCCTGCGTTGGAAGAAGCCGCGCAGATTGCTATGGAAGCGGATATTTTTATCGTTATCGGAACCTCATTGCAGGTATATCCTGCGGCGGGCCTGATCGATTTTACGCAGCAACATGTTCCGCTATATTATATCGACCCGAATCCGGCGCACATTCCGAATCTGAGAAATCCTTTGGAAATTATTGCGCTTGGAGGTTCAGAAGGGATGGCGGTTTTTAAATCGAAGATGATCCGTTAA
- a CDS encoding carboxypeptidase-like regulatory domain-containing protein, with protein MRYFAVFFFILFSTVISAQEKQEEQLVSGTILNDNTLVPMPNVNIININKVKGTISDDKGNFKITVTANDTIHISFLGFKSIKVRVTNDWIKNKTTTIHLTEKAYALEEVVVRPYNLTGYLEIDAKLIPIKENYRYSISGLPAGYEAGDAYSPNAFGRVLGSIFNPADMLYNFFGKKPTELRRLKEMKKDDAVRNALEERFDREMIAVLLGVSKEEIGEIMARCNYSEQFIKTANDLQIMDAISACYEEYKILKKK; from the coding sequence ATGAGATATTTTGCAGTTTTCTTTTTTATACTTTTCTCCACTGTCATTTCCGCACAGGAAAAACAGGAGGAACAGCTTGTCAGTGGTACCATCCTGAATGACAATACACTGGTCCCGATGCCGAATGTGAATATCATCAATATCAATAAGGTAAAAGGCACGATTTCAGATGACAAAGGGAATTTTAAGATTACCGTCACGGCCAATGATACGATCCATATCTCCTTTCTCGGATTCAAGTCGATTAAAGTCCGTGTAACCAACGACTGGATCAAGAACAAAACCACCACCATTCATCTGACTGAGAAAGCATATGCTTTAGAAGAAGTCGTCGTTCGCCCTTACAATCTTACGGGTTACCTTGAAATCGACGCAAAACTCATTCCTATAAAAGAAAATTACCGCTACAGTATTTCCGGGCTTCCGGCGGGTTATGAAGCTGGCGATGCGTATTCCCCGAATGCTTTCGGGCGTGTGCTTGGATCGATTTTCAACCCTGCTGACATGCTTTATAATTTCTTTGGAAAAAAACCTACGGAACTCCGCAGGTTAAAGGAAATGAAGAAAGATGATGCCGTACGCAACGCCTTGGAAGAACGATTCGACCGGGAGATGATTGCCGTATTGCTTGGTGTCAGCAAAGAAGAAATCGGGGAAATCATGGCACGCTGCAATTACTCAGAGCAATTCATCAAGACCGCCAACGACTTGCAGATCATGGATGCGATCAGTGCGTGTTACGAGGAGTATAAGATCTTGAAGAAAAAATAG